In one Choloepus didactylus isolate mChoDid1 chromosome 1, mChoDid1.pri, whole genome shotgun sequence genomic region, the following are encoded:
- the LOC119529732 gene encoding keratin-associated protein 10-1-like isoform X1: MAASTMSVRSSDVNPSWQVDDCPESCCEPPCCTTSCCAPTCCVPTCCNSSCCTPTCCAPAPCLTLICTPVSSGPSPCQSVCTSSCEPCCQQSSCQPACCTSSPCTSCCVPICCKPVCSVPTCCGVSPCQDTSCCQQSSCQPACCTSSPCTSCCVPVCCKPVCCKPVCSVSTCCGDSSCQDTSCCQQSSCQPACCTSSPCTSCCVPVCCKPVCCKPVCSVSTCCGDSSCQDTSCCQQSSCHPACCTSSPCTSCCVPVCCKPVCCRPSSCVSLLCRPVCKPACCMPPSSCCAPASSCQPSCCCPASCVSLLCRPACPRLACCGCTSARTSCC; this comes from the exons ATGGCTGCGTCCACCATGTCCGTCCGCTCCAGCGACGTGA ACCCCTCCTGGCAGGTGGACGACTGCCCCGAGAGCTGCTGCGAGCCCCCCTGCTGCACCACCAGCTGCTGTGCTCCCACCTGCTGTGTTCCCACCTGCTGTAACTCCTCCTGCTGCACCCCCACCTGCtgtgcccctgccccctgcctgaCCCTCATCTGCACCCCAGTGAGCTCTGGGCCCAGCCCCTGCCAATCAGTCTGCACCAGCTCCTGTGAGCCCTGCTGCCAGCAGTCTAGCTGCCAGCCTGCTTGCTGCACGTCCTCTCCCTGCACGTCCTGCTGTGTGCCCATCTGCTGCAAGCCCGTCTGCTCTGTGCCCACCTGTTGTGGGGTTTCCCCCTGCCAGGACACTTCCTGCTGCCAGCAGTCTAGCTGCCAGCCTGCTTGCTGCACGTCCTCCCCCTGCACATCCTGCTGTGTGCCCGTCTGCTGCAAGCCTGTCTGCTGCAAGCCTGTCTGCTCTGTGTCCACCTGCTGTGGAGATTCCTCCTGCCAGGACACTTCCTGCTGCCAGCAGTCTAGCTGCCAGCCTGCTTGCTGCACGTCCTCCCCTTGCACGTCCTGCTGTGTGCCCGTCTGCTGCAAGCCTGTCTGCTGCAAGCCTGTCTGCTCTGTGTCCACCTGCTGTGGAGATTCCTCCTGCCAGGACACTTCCTGCTGCCAGCAGTCTAGCTGCCATCCTGCTTGCTGCACGTCCTCCCCCTGCACGTCCTGCTGTGTGCCCGTCTGCTGCAAGCCCGTCTGCTGCAGACCCTCCTCCTGCGTGTCCCTCCTCTGCCGCCCCGTGTGCAAGCCCGCCTGCTGCATGCCCCCCTCCTCCTGCTGTGCCCCCGCCTCCTCCTGCCAGCCCAGCTGCTGCTGCCCGGCCTCCTGCGTGTCCCTCCTCTGCCGGCCCGCGTGCCCCCGCCTGGCCTGCTGCGGCTGCACCTCAGCCCGGACGTCCTGCTGCTGA
- the LOC119529744 gene encoding keratin-associated protein 10-12-like isoform X2 translates to MSVCSSDVSYSSRVCLPGSCDSCLDPSWQVDDCPESCCEPPCCAPTPCLTLICTPVSCGPSPCQSVCTSSCESHCQQSSCQPACCTSSSCTSCCVPVCCKPVCSVPICCGVSPCQDTSCCQQSSCQPACCTSSPCTSCCVPVCCKPICSVPTCCGDSSCQDTSCCQQSSCQPACCTSSPCTSCCVPVCCKPVCCRPSSCVSLLCRPVCKPACCVPPSSCCAPTSSCQPSCCRPASCVSLLCRPACPRLACCGPASAKKSSC, encoded by the exons ATGTCTGTCTGCTCCAGCGACGTGAGCTACAGCAGCCGGGTCTGCCTGCCCGGTTCCTGCGACTCCTGCCTGGACCCCTCCTGGCAGGTGGACGACTGCCCAGAGAGCTGCTGTGAGCCCCCCTGCTGTGCCCCCA ccccctgcctgACCCTCATCTGCACCCCAGTGAGCTGTGGGCCCAGCCCCTGCCAATCAGTCTGCACCAGCTCTTGTGAGTCTCACTGCCAGCAGTCTAGCTGCCAGCCTGCTTGCTGCACATCCTCCTCCTGCACATCCTGCTGTGTGCCCGTCTGCTGCAAGCCTGTCTGCTCTGTGCCCATCTGCTGTGGGGTCTCCCCCTGCCAGGACACTTCCTGCTGCCAGCAATCTAGCTGCCAGCCTGCTTGCTGCACATCCTCCCCCTGCACGTCCTGCTGTGTGCCCGTCTGCTGCAAGCCTATCTGCTCTGTGCCCACCTGCTGTGGGGATTCCTCCTGCCAGGACACTTCCTGCTGCCAGCAGTCTAGCTGCCAGCCTGCTTGCTGCACATCCTCCCCCTGCACATCCTGCTGTGTGCCCGTCTGCTGCAAGCCCGTCTGCTGCAGACCCTCCTCCTGCGTGTCCCTCCTCTGCCGCCCCGTGTGCAAGCCTGCCTGCTGCGTGCCCCCCTCCTCCTGCTGtgcccccacctcctcctgccaGCCCAGCTGCTGCCGCCCGGCCTCCTGCGTGTCCCTCCTCTGCCGGCCCGCGTGCCCCCGCCTGGCCTGCTGCGGCCCTGCCTCAGCCAAGAAGTCCAGCTGCTGA
- the LOC119529732 gene encoding keratin-associated protein 10-12-like isoform X3, with the protein MAASTMSVRSSDVSYGRRVCLPGSCDSSSDPSWQVDDCPESCCEPPCCTTSCCAPTCCVPTCCNSSCCTPTCCAPAPCLTLICTPVSSGPSPCQSVCTSSCEPCCQQSSCQPACCTSSPCTSCCVPICCKPVCCVPVCCKPVCCKPVCSVSTCCGDSSCQDTSCCQQSSCHPACCTSSPCTSCCVPVCCKPVCCRPSSCVSLLCRPVCKPACCMPPSSCCAPASSCQPSCCCPASCVSLLCRPACPRLACCGCTSARTSCC; encoded by the exons ATGGCTGCGTCCACCATGTCCGTCCGCTCCAGCGACGTGAGCTACGGCCGCCGGGTCTGCCTGCCTGGTTCCTGCGACTCCTCCTCAGACCCCTCCTGGCAGGTGGACGACTGCCCCGAGAGCTGCTGCGAGCCCCCCTGCTGCACCACCAGCTGCTGTGCTCCCACCTGCTGTGTTCCCACCTGCTGTAACTCCTCCTGCTGCACCCCCACCTGCtgtgcccctgccccctgcctgaCCCTCATCTGCACCCCAGTGAGCTCTGGGCCCAGCCCCTGCCAATCAGTCTGCACCAGCTCCTGTGAGCCCTGCTGCCAGCAGTCTAGCTGCCAGCCTGCTTGCTGCACGTCCTCTCCCTGCACGTCCTGCTGTGTGCCCATCTGCTGCAAGCCCGT CTGCTGTGTGCCCGTCTGCTGCAAGCCTGTCTGCTGCAAGCCTGTCTGCTCTGTGTCCACCTGCTGTGGAGATTCCTCCTGCCAGGACACTTCCTGCTGCCAGCAGTCTAGCTGCCATCCTGCTTGCTGCACGTCCTCCCCCTGCACGTCCTGCTGTGTGCCCGTCTGCTGCAAGCCCGTCTGCTGCAGACCCTCCTCCTGCGTGTCCCTCCTCTGCCGCCCCGTGTGCAAGCCCGCCTGCTGCATGCCCCCCTCCTCCTGCTGTGCCCCCGCCTCCTCCTGCCAGCCCAGCTGCTGCTGCCCGGCCTCCTGCGTGTCCCTCCTCTGCCGGCCCGCGTGCCCCCGCCTGGCCTGCTGCGGCTGCACCTCAGCCCGGACGTCCTGCTGCTGA
- the LOC119529732 gene encoding keratin-associated protein 10-7-like isoform X2 encodes MSVRSSDVSYGRRVCLPGSCDSSSDPSWQVDDCPESCCEPPCCAPAPCLTLICTPVSSGPSPCQSVCTSSCEPCCQQSSCQPACCTSSPCTSCCDTSCCQQSSCQPACCTSSPCTSCCVPVCCKPVCCKPVCSVSTCCGDSSCQDTSCCQQSSCQPACCTSSPCTSCCVPVCCKPVCCKPVCSVSTCCGDSSCQDTSCCQQSSCHPACCTSSPCTSCCVPVCCKPVCCRPSSCVSLLCRPVCKPACCMPPSSCCAPASSCQPSCCCPASCVSLLCRPACPRLACCGCTSARTSCC; translated from the exons ATGTCCGTCCGCTCCAGCGACGTGAGCTACGGCCGCCGGGTCTGCCTGCCTGGTTCCTGCGACTCCTCCTCAGACCCCTCCTGGCAGGTGGACGACTGCCCCGAGAGCTGCTGCGAGCCCC CCTGCtgtgcccctgccccctgcctgaCCCTCATCTGCACCCCAGTGAGCTCTGGGCCCAGCCCCTGCCAATCAGTCTGCACCAGCTCCTGTGAGCCCTGCTGCCAGCAGTCTAGCTGCCAGCCTGCTTGCTGCACGTCCTCTCCCTGCACGTCCTGCTGT GACACTTCCTGCTGCCAGCAGTCTAGCTGCCAGCCTGCTTGCTGCACGTCCTCCCCCTGCACATCCTGCTGTGTGCCCGTCTGCTGCAAGCCTGTCTGCTGCAAGCCTGTCTGCTCTGTGTCCACCTGCTGTGGAGATTCCTCCTGCCAGGACACTTCCTGCTGCCAGCAGTCTAGCTGCCAGCCTGCTTGCTGCACGTCCTCCCCTTGCACGTCCTGCTGTGTGCCCGTCTGCTGCAAGCCTGTCTGCTGCAAGCCTGTCTGCTCTGTGTCCACCTGCTGTGGAGATTCCTCCTGCCAGGACACTTCCTGCTGCCAGCAGTCTAGCTGCCATCCTGCTTGCTGCACGTCCTCCCCCTGCACGTCCTGCTGTGTGCCCGTCTGCTGCAAGCCCGTCTGCTGCAGACCCTCCTCCTGCGTGTCCCTCCTCTGCCGCCCCGTGTGCAAGCCCGCCTGCTGCATGCCCCCCTCCTCCTGCTGTGCCCCCGCCTCCTCCTGCCAGCCCAGCTGCTGCTGCCCGGCCTCCTGCGTGTCCCTCCTCTGCCGGCCCGCGTGCCCCCGCCTGGCCTGCTGCGGCTGCACCTCAGCCCGGACGTCCTGCTGCTGA
- the LOC119529744 gene encoding keratin-associated protein 10-12-like isoform X1, translated as MSVCSSDVSYSSRVCLPGSCDSCLDPSWQVDDCPESCCEPPCCAPSCCAPAPCLTLICTPVSCGPSPCQSVCTSSCESHCQQSSCQPACCTSSSCTSCCVPVCCKPVCSVPICCGVSPCQDTSCCQQSSCQPACCTSSPCTSCCVPVCCKPICSVPTCCGDSSCQDTSCCQQSSCQPACCTSSPCTSCCVPVCCKPVCCRPSSCVSLLCRPVCKPACCVPPSSCCAPTSSCQPSCCRPASCVSLLCRPACPRLACCGPASAKKSSC; from the exons ATGTCTGTCTGCTCCAGCGACGTGAGCTACAGCAGCCGGGTCTGCCTGCCCGGTTCCTGCGACTCCTGCCTGGACCCCTCCTGGCAGGTGGACGACTGCCCAGAGAGCTGCTGTGAGCCCCCCTGCTGTGCCCCCAG CTGCTGtgccccagccccctgcctgACCCTCATCTGCACCCCAGTGAGCTGTGGGCCCAGCCCCTGCCAATCAGTCTGCACCAGCTCTTGTGAGTCTCACTGCCAGCAGTCTAGCTGCCAGCCTGCTTGCTGCACATCCTCCTCCTGCACATCCTGCTGTGTGCCCGTCTGCTGCAAGCCTGTCTGCTCTGTGCCCATCTGCTGTGGGGTCTCCCCCTGCCAGGACACTTCCTGCTGCCAGCAATCTAGCTGCCAGCCTGCTTGCTGCACATCCTCCCCCTGCACGTCCTGCTGTGTGCCCGTCTGCTGCAAGCCTATCTGCTCTGTGCCCACCTGCTGTGGGGATTCCTCCTGCCAGGACACTTCCTGCTGCCAGCAGTCTAGCTGCCAGCCTGCTTGCTGCACATCCTCCCCCTGCACATCCTGCTGTGTGCCCGTCTGCTGCAAGCCCGTCTGCTGCAGACCCTCCTCCTGCGTGTCCCTCCTCTGCCGCCCCGTGTGCAAGCCTGCCTGCTGCGTGCCCCCCTCCTCCTGCTGtgcccccacctcctcctgccaGCCCAGCTGCTGCCGCCCGGCCTCCTGCGTGTCCCTCCTCTGCCGGCCCGCGTGCCCCCGCCTGGCCTGCTGCGGCCCTGCCTCAGCCAAGAAGTCCAGCTGCTGA